The Neodiprion virginianus isolate iyNeoVirg1 chromosome 5, iyNeoVirg1.1, whole genome shotgun sequence genome contains a region encoding:
- the LOC124304875 gene encoding SPRY domain-containing SOCS box protein 3-like, producing MYFIDCKMRDDLDALLVTPGERYCDCKEDCLCGEQNEIEWQWDEKYASKTLRLSKMNLEVNFNPGYSMGTSAVRGNKLMASGRHHYWEVKMITQVYGTDIMIGVGTSKVNLESFGLTFTSLLGLDSESWGFSYKGDIQHRGQKQKYSLPFAQGSLVGVHLDTWRGTLEFYLNRKPLGIAFTGLRGLELYPMISSTAAQSKIRITHSSSIPVTLQLECLAALKPSLRTMLLEGFPGLRHLTTSIFANILQSSYTKDEDEVSEDFNILDEFDVAVVGFKKSRRSLTQDDGSMPGTARRECEMCGNTTSVLFALPLCTICCD from the exons ATGTACTTTATTGACTGCAAAATGCGTGACGATTTGGATGCTTTACTTGTGACGCCGGGGGAACGATACTGTGATTGCAAAGAGGACTGTCTATGTGGCGAGCAAAATG aGATAGAATGGCAGTGGGACGAGAAATATGCCAGCAAGACTTTGCGCCTTTCAAAAATGAACCTAGAGGTGAATTTCAACCCCGGCTACAGCATGGGAACCTCGGCTGTTCGAGGTAACAAATTAATGGCCAGTGGAAGACATCATTATTGGGAGGTCAAAATGATCACCCAAGTTTACGGAACTGACATT ATGATAGGCGTCGGCACAAGCAAAGTAAACTTAGAAAGTTTTGGTCTCACTTTTACTTCATTACTTGGTCTTGACTCGGAGTCTTGGGGTTTTTCGTACAAAGGAGATATTCAGCATCGGGGACAGAAGCAGAAGTACAGCCTGCCCTTTGCACAAGGTAGTCTTGTCGGAGTTCATCTGGATACATGGAGAGGGACATTggagttttatttgaatagAAAACCACTTG GAATCGCTTTCACTGGACTTAGAGGCTTAGAATTATATCCAATGATCAGTTCCACAGCTGCACAAAGCAAAATACGCATAACGCACAGCAGCTCAATCCCAGTGACATTACAACTTGAGTGCTTGGCTGCCCTGAAACCCTCGCTCCGAACTATGCTACTAGAGGGTTTTCCTGGTCTCCGCCATCTCACGACTAGCATTTTCGCTAATATACTGCAAAGCAGTTACA CCAAGGACGAAGATGAAGTATCGGAAGATTTTAATATTCTGGATGAATTCGATGTTGCGGTAGTAGGTTTTAAGAAGAGTAGACGAAGCTTGACCCAAGACGATGGCAGTATGCCTGGCACTGCGAGACGTGAATGTGAAATGTGTGGGAATACGACTTCTGTTCTATTTGCTCTACCTCTATGTACAATATGCTGCGACTGA